From the Pseudomonadota bacterium genome, the window CCAGCGCAAAGACATCCAGGCCTTCTTCGGCGCACTCACCGACCGCAACGCGACCAAAGGCCTGTTCATCACCACGGGCTACTTCGCCAGTGGAGCTCGACAGTTCTCGGACCGTCGCGAGGGAATCGTCCTCATCGACGGCGACCAGCTCGCGTCCCTGATGATCGATCACGGGGTGGGTGTCGAACGAGGCGAGACGGTGGAGATCGCCCGCGTCAACCACGGCTTTTTTGAGGAGGGGTAGTTGGTGGGCAAGCAGAAGCGCGTCCGCCGCCTCTTCTCCGTCAAAGAGGAGCTGCTCAAGAAGTCCCGCGAGGCAGCCCTGGCGGCTGTGCAGATCTTCAATAATCCGAACATCACGTTCAAGTCCGAGAGTTACGTGGTTCTTATGATCATCGCGTGGACGTACCTTTTGCACGCCTACTATCGAGATCTCGGGGTCGAGTACCGCTACTTCAAGAAGGAAGGGCAGCGCCGGAAGTTCGACAAGACAAAGCACGGAGCCTTCAAGTACTGGGAGCTCGAGCGCTGCCTGAACGAGTCGAAATGCCCACTTGACCGGCCGGTAACTCAGAACCTCAGGTTTCTTATTGGTCTGCGTCACGAGGTCGAGCACCAAATGACGACACGAATCGACGATCTTCTGAGTGCACAATTCCAGGCATGCTGCATCAACTACCACGAAGCGATCGCTCGGCTATTTGGAGCGGGTTACGGGATCGCCAAACATCTGTCTCTCAGTCTCCAATTCTCGTCATTGGCGGACGAGCAGGTTGACACGCTGGAGAAACACCCTGGGCTTCCGAAGAATGTGAAGCGCTTCATTCAAGGCTTCGATGCCGAGCTCGATCCGAAAGACTTTCGCAGCGCGCAATTCGCTTACCGGGTGATCTTCGTGCCGAAGACTGTCAACCACCCGAATCAGGCGGACCAGGTGATCACGTTCGTTCGGCCCGATTCTGAACTCGCAGAGAACATCAACGTTGCGTACGCTTCGATCAAGGAGACGGAGCGACCGAAGTGGCTTCCGGGGCAGATCGTTTCGCTCATGAAGTCGGAGGGCTTCGCCCGATTTTCCCAGTACCACCATACGTTGCTCTGGCAGGCCGACGACGGGAAGAACCCGAGCAAAGGGCTTGGGGTACAGGTCGCGAAGACCTGGTACTGGTATGAAGCCTGGGTAGATCGGGTCCGAAAACACTGCCGCCAGCATGCGGCCGAGTATCGGTGATGTGGGGCTGGTATCAGCGGGCCGCTCGGTCGGCACCCGGGCCGGCGCTCCTCCACGGCGATCGCATGTGCTCCCCAGAAAGCAAAAGCTGTTGACCGAGTCGTTGGTCGCGGGCACTGGGCATGGCGGGGATAATCTGTGAAATATCGACCAGTTGGCGCGGACGTAGGGACGTAGCTCCGGCGGTCTCCCCGAGCGTCCTACGACCGCCGAGAGGCGCGCTGCGTACCACCCCTGAATTCAGTTGGACACCTTGCGCGACGGGTGTTCAGTGCTTACCCGTCACACGCCCTTGGGTGGCGCCCCTAGTTGGGGCGCCGTCTATTGGGTGGGCGAGGTATGGATGTACGACGCAAATAGGCTTCTCTTGCGCTTCTACAACGAGAAGCTGCGGCTCGGGCGAGAAGGCAGGATCAAGCTCGCCGGCCTTCGGGACACCAACCTGGACCGGCTGAAGAGCGGTCTGGAGAAGCTTGGGCCCATCCAGGGTGCGACCAAGGCTGGATTCGAGAGTCGTCTCGACCAGGGCAGCTACGCGATGCACACGCTCAACCAGCATCCCGATGGGGACTACGACATCGACACAGCCGTTGTCTTCGATGCCGCTGCCCTTCCTTCGTCGGCGCTGGATGCACGAAAGCGGGTGGCGGATGCGCTGCTCCAGTCGAGTAGCGGTTTCCTCCGCGATCCCGAGCCGCGTACCAACGCCGTGACTGTGTGGTATTCGGAGGGACATCATGTCGACCTAGCCATCTACCGCGAGACGGCCGACGGCCGACTGGAGCACGCAGGCCCCGATTGGACCGAGCGTGACCCGACAGCGGTCACTGACTGGTTCAAGGAGCGCGTAGAGGAGCTCAGCCCCTACTGGTTCATCGACGTCGGGCCGAAGCAGCTGCGGCGCATTGTCCGGTTCGTGAAGCGATTTTGCGCCTCCCGTCGCTCGTGGAGTTTACCCGGTGG encodes:
- a CDS encoding DUF3644 domain-containing protein — its product is MGKQKRVRRLFSVKEELLKKSREAALAAVQIFNNPNITFKSESYVVLMIIAWTYLLHAYYRDLGVEYRYFKKEGQRRKFDKTKHGAFKYWELERCLNESKCPLDRPVTQNLRFLIGLRHEVEHQMTTRIDDLLSAQFQACCINYHEAIARLFGAGYGIAKHLSLSLQFSSLADEQVDTLEKHPGLPKNVKRFIQGFDAELDPKDFRSAQFAYRVIFVPKTVNHPNQADQVITFVRPDSELAENINVAYASIKETERPKWLPGQIVSLMKSEGFARFSQYHHTLLWQADDGKNPSKGLGVQVAKTWYWYEAWVDRVRKHCRQHAAEYR
- a CDS encoding restriction endonuclease, which translates into the protein QRKDIQAFFGALTDRNATKGLFITTGYFASGARQFSDRREGIVLIDGDQLASLMIDHGVGVERGETVEIARVNHGFFEEG